GTATCAGACAATTCCTAAATGTTTCACTTTAGTTCTGTGCACAGATCTACAGATGTTTACaacagaagtctggaagggaaaCAACACGCAAGCAAAAAGCAGCTTAGCCCTGGGAACGGAAATCATGTGACCTTGTGTGAGGCCCGTATGTAATTCATGAGCCTGTTCAAAGCTTTGCCACTATCAATGGCTTCTCTAGCCCTATCCAGAGCTGACATAATATCCTCAGCTCCACTGCAGCCTAGCAAGTGATCAACCATGCCTGCATTCAAAACAATCCGGTCGTATGCTGGTCCTTTCTCGCCACCAAGTGCTGCTAAGCCCAACTCTATGTTTCTTAAAACCTGATTGAGAGGATAAAACAACGCATTAATATTGCCCTCCAAATATATAAGAATTTGGGGCAAAACAAGAAGAACGATATCATAAAACCCCAATAACACTAGTAAACTTAATCTACTGTCAGCTTTGATAAGTGCTCTTCTCGCATTCATCCCAATCCTCAATCACTCAGCCTTTTGGTTTCCATTGCACAAAATTGATAAAATAGGTTCCATGCGAATTAGCTGACAGATTTCCAGTCACCCTTTTGTGGTTACTCTCATCTAAACAAAATCAATAGTggtatttattttcttgcatggcTATCCCTCTGCAACCAATTTCCACCCTTTTTATCTACCTACCATAATGACATACAGTTGGTCAGAAGACCATAAGCCTACAGTTTTCCAGCACCATTTTAAATAGCTTTACAATCATTAGCTAAATGCAATAAAAAACAATTAAATCCTATTGATACAAACAATAGGAATAAGAAGACAGAAGACTACCGATCTATCGGTTCTAGGAGTATCTGTGGGTTCAAATCCATAATCCTTTGCCTTAACCTCAATACTGAAGTTTTCACGCAAAATTCCTGGCAAAACAAGCAGAAATAAGCACCAtcaaaatatttactaaaatccAAATATTTTGTTCATAATGTATTATGTATACATATAATGTAAAATTGTTGGCTTGACAATAATGACTATAACTAAGATGGAAAAATATCCACTTTTATTTTCTGACAATCCATCAAGCACTAGGAAACAGAGACCCAAGTTATGAAAAAACCCCTACAAGTCAAACAGAAGTCCATACCATCAACATCGGAGTTAGTTGCATTGCTTGGTGAGCGAAATCCAGAACAGTGGTTCACCGGAAGGCCTTTTGATGCATTTATTGATCTCACCTTTGTTGTCATTGAGAGTGCACCTTCCTCACCCTACATCAGCATCATGAACAACATGACTCTGAATGAGTGTTGGTAGACATATATTAAGCATGCAAGTTGCAACATATGCAAATGATGCTCCATGTAGTAGACTATATTTGGCATTTGGAGCACAAAACTTTAAGAAGACAGATGGGTTCAGAGAAATCAACTCAATCAGCTTGTAGCCAGTAAGGATGAAACCAAAACACATGTAGTGTACCGAGCTATTTTTATGAATGCATTGTACTGATTTTGATGCATGAAAGATGATGAGTCTTTACCGCCCAAACTATGAATATCAGAAACCAAACAAGGtgcttaaaagaaaaaaaaatattgatcacaCTCGTAGTTATACTTGATGTTTACAGGCTTTATAATaagattttaagaaaaaagatggctATTTTAGTGCATCTAAGTCAAATATATGTGCTTGTAGTTGCTCAGGTTTGATCCAAAATTCTGAACATAAAATTCGAAGGCCCACAGGGCAGATAGCAAAATGCAATTTGAACTAAGAAAACAAGCTAGCAACAAAACAATTGACGGTTCCCTGAAAACTTGAGGTATTCTTTACACTATAAGAGTGCGAAATACCTTCACCACCAATCCAGAAtgaacttttcttcttctcatAAGCATTAACAGCAGATCTTCATAACCCTCATGATAGAATCCAGCAATGATAGATTCCCTCCCACGTGCCTAAACAAAAAAAGAAGCCCCATTAGATTTCCTGCTAGAAATAATGAAAGCTGATGCTTGAGTTCCAGCAGACATCCAATGTGCGTATGCTGAAACAATAAAAGATGCAAGAACTTGTCTTATAAAGTGCAGGATCTGATTGCCCAACAACTGCAGTGTTAACTATTTGTGAGTGctctgtacaatacagcagaaaattttattaaaaagatATCTTTGTTATAACATCCAGAAAAGAACTTTTTTGCCAAACAATTGAACAAGTTTTGGGCATTTTAATAAGTCTGGGATCCAACTTCATGATACCTATCagtggattaaaaaaataatttaattttcatcagaaGGGCATAATGTCAAGAAGCATTCTACTAGAGGCAGGTCATGAGCTATATCAATTCAAAAGTGCCAGCAATCAACACtaattcttctccaatatggggggtaagaaaagaaataaattattcACACGACTACAGTTGATGCTAGCAATATTATGACAAAATATGCAACATGTTTTAATATTCCTATCAAGAAAAGAAATATATTATACAAGTCATTATACATGTGTGTAAATCATACAACAAGGCCATAATTTCGAGAATCTTTCAATACTGCAATTGCAAAGAAAACCATGAATCAATCAACACTCAACGAACATGAAACAGATGTTGCGAATATAAAAACCCCGCATATCTCATGGCATCAGATCATGTTTCTCATGGTTTTTCCTATCAAGTTCCAAATGGAAACAGAGTTCTTGGAGTAGCAACTAGAGGCATGCAGCTATGTGGAATGTTTTAGCAGTGGCATTGTAGGAAATTAACAACTCACCCTCACAAACTGCTGAACTTTCTCTGAAGTTGCCAATGGTGGACGTTTTTTAATGTGCTCCCTGAGCCCAATCAGTGAATATCTGCAGCATAATCATGATTAAGAAGAATACTTAGTCATGGTATGACTAAGTTGTTCCAACATTAGGCATGGATATTCTAGTTTAAAAATGAACCTGTTGTACACTTTACGAGTCTAAAAGGCTTGATAGTATACATGTTCAAAAAGCTCttaaaaaatgataaagaaatatCCAAGAATTTATAGGGTTATAGCAGAATTGGGGTTACCATGACAAAAGTTGAGCAACAAGATGTGATAAATAATGAGAGAAAATGTTCTATTAGTTCAGGATAAATATGTATACCTAAGTACTGATGATGCAATAAAAGATGCGGAAGTAGAGAAATGACGTATGCCAATACTATGGCTTCATCCATCACAACTACTCTTCTAATACAATTCATGGTCTTATTTGTCAATGTGAGTGCAAGGTTCACAAGTTGTGACAAATCAACTGTTTTATGTACATATATAGAAATCAGAATTCAGAACAGCTTTCCTAGGTATCTGAAGCAACAGATGATTCCTTGCTAAATCTGTTCACACTGAATTGCCAAGAAACCAGCGTACAAGATAACTTTGATAACTGTGGGCTGCTTGGAAGCTGACTAAATCTGACAAGGAAAAATAACCACTGCTAGGGTAAGTTGATTACCCAACCACTTGCACAGACAAACCCTAACAAGTCTTGTCCCATCTAATTTAGATTGGCCTGACAAATACTTCCTTGCACTCATTCCTACATAATAGATCCTCAGACAAAGAAATTTTCCAATTGCTTAGATCCAGCCATCTTTTTCAGATCCTTCATAGAAGCTCGAGCTCCAAGTGCTTTCCTTCTTAGTTTTATCTTTAGTTGATTCTTCATCAATCTATCATCTAACAGTGCATGCTCTTTGGTTCTTGTCTCGATATCTCTACTCACTTTGGTATTGCCACAATATTGCAGTTACCATAATGATACATGCATCCTATTTGAAGCTTAAACTTCCTAGATATATGGCTATGGAGTCACCAACCACATCCATAATAGGGACAACGAAATCCATCTAATATGTGATTTGCAACTTTGGACAACAAAAGAGTTATGCCATGGAATCAACAAGTCTTAAAGGAGTTCATtgatgattgaaaaaaaaaaaaagaaaagaaatattagCAATGCTGGAACAGTTAAAGAGACAATAGTACAAATCAACGAGGGATTGTTATTGTCCTTACAAAGATGGACGAGCTTCCTGCTGACTCACATATGCAAAGCCAACATTTTCATCCTGGAAAAACAGGAACATAGTCACATATAGCAGATGAGAAATAAATACATAATAGAATACCAGTTTCATATTTATATGCAGAACTGTAAGCACCTCCAGCAAAGTTTTTGCCTGTGCAGGAGATAAATGGGTATTTGCCCCCATAAACTTCAGCAACTGTCCTTCTGTTATTCCTCCCTGAAAACCTTAATAGCTAGAAATCTCAGAGAAGTTTATTGCACGTAGAATGTATTGAACATCAATTACTGTATTTAGAACTAGGAGCTCAGGAAAATCAACATTGAATACAAGAATAAATAGCTTGGGACACTGACCTTAGGTGGCATCCATTCAACACCATGAAGTAAGCAAGATTCATCATAACAAGCTCTCACAGCAGCAACAAACAATGTACTCCTAAAAAAACGCGTGTTTCCATCATATGGTTCACCATAGTGTGTCAAGGATCTAACATCAGCAATAGGAGGGGTACCTAACAAACAATAGAGGTATTGAGCATTGCATGGGTACTGAAGGGCGGAAATCATCATATCATTATCTTGAATATGAAGATACATGAATTACCTAGTTCGTCATCAAATGCTAGACAATATGCTTTGAGCTCACGATCAGTTTCTCTATTCATCCTCTGTCCTATTAGAAATGCCGCAAGCAATGACTCACTGACCTTTACTGATGTATCATCCTTGGGATTCAATGGAAGGACATCTCTTAAGACACCCTGAACCTCCTCATAACCTAAGTGACCACCTGCCAAAACCTCCCTCAGAGCACCCACCAGTCTCATCTCAGCAGTTCCATGGCCAACAAAATGAGGCCCAACTGAACTACATGATCCCATGATTGTGCCCTCAGGATCAGCTATAAAGATTACATCTGGTGGAAGAACCTGAACAAGGTGTGGCCAGAATATACTCATGGCATGTCTTTCACCCTCACTCCACTGGGTGGCCTCTGGAAAAGCATTTGCTCGTATTGTCATTGCAGCAAAAAAGGCTCCAAGTTGCGCTTTGGAAACTTCTTCATTTTTAAGTTCTCCCTTAGCTTCGCAATCATAAAAGAATACAacctaatatgaatatgataatCAACAATAATACACAATTTTAACACCAATCTTAACCTCAGTAGAAACACACAGGTTTGCACTCTATCTACATTTATATTTTTGTGCTCTATCTACAATTTCAAAAATATACAGAGATTTTCTATACCAtgcaggtaaaaaaaaaaaaaaacaagtgaaAAAAATAGAATGCAAGAGAGAACAAGAAGGAAGATGTCATTCCCAAAATTTAGCCCAAAGCAGTATAAGCATAAATTTTGTCACTCAAAATAGCAACAAAAAAATCCATAAGAAAATAAGTAATAAAATGAAAAACACCATGATGCTTGATAAGCAAAAAAACCATGTTGGCAAGACTCAGATCAAGTGCACGAGTTTTATGAGAAATCATGGCAAGAGTTGGATTCTTCATGTAGACAACGAACATGTACTTGATTTGTAAATTTATTAGTTATTTCTCATTTATCTACTTCCACATGGTAGGGAGGTTGAAGGTAGAGTTTTTGAACCTTCCAAGAAAAATGCAAGGAAAGATATAGAATTTGTCCAAATTTGAGGCCCACAAGCAAAACAAGAGTTCATGGCACACATACCCAACTAAGGTTGGTGCTGGAATAACatactttatttttatcatttttgcaACCAGTGAGAGGTTTCATGATGTGACAATAAAGCATTAGCTGAGAGACATTGCAGAGTCACATACTAAAAGCAAGGATTTGTTTATGTTGCAAAAAAGAGGGTCTAATGAAGAAATATTACCAGCAATTGGCAGAAGATTATGAAAACAAAGCAGCAAGTATTTCAACCAAGAAGGATTTGTTGCAAGAGGTAAAACAGTGATATCTGGATTTAAAATTGGAAATTGATAAAAGATTTAGGGAAGGAGAAATACAAGGAGAGAGGGAAAAACTGAGTCTTGGTGTTCTTCTTGTGAAATCCTCATCAGAAGTCTTCTCTAGTGGTCATTCCTATTTCTTCTACTTTATACCATGGAAGGTTGTGTTCCTTTTAATTGAAGATATATTGTTTCAAGTGATGAAGCATCACCCAAAGTTTATCCTCTATAGCTGTATTCTTACTTCAGAGATGGTGAAGAAACAAAAACATACTTGCCAGTATAAAATAACCCGCGTAGAATCTTGTGCTTATGATCTGGTCATTCTTTCTCTTGGAATATGATCTCAACTTTCCTTTTGTTTTCCACAAACCATATAACCATTAAAGCTGCCCTGAAACATCTATAAATTGGTTGCTAGACCCATTAATTGACCTCCAAGCAATCTTTTTGTCCACGCTTGTGATGAAGAAATCCGTTTGACTGCATTTTGGGACTCGTTTTATGTCTTTCGTGTGCTGATGATAATTTGCAGTAACATCGTGACTGTCACGGAATTAAGTCATGTAATTTAAGAATCAGCAATAAAATTACTCATTTGGCTGGTACCTTCACAGATTGAAGGCCTTTCCAAATAAACAAATAATTTTTCCACCATTTGAGTACCAAATAATCAGGGGAGAAAACATATTGCAAATATCACATGATGGTTATCGATTCTTGGTCTAAGCATACCAATTTATTGCCGCAAAGAACAATATACCAAAACCAtctatttctttcctttttttttttttggagtacgATTCATTGACAATTAACTGGAAGTAACTACTTCCAAGTACAAAAAAGGAAATCCAGATCAAATTACTAGGATTTGGCAAAGATTATGAAAGAATCAAGAGAACAACATATGAATTAACTCAAATAAGATTGACAGCACTGCAATAAATAGGAAAACGACTGAAAGAAACTCACCTGATCTCAGAATTGTATCAAGAACCACGACGGCCTGGTCCTGGCTGAGCGGCTTCGTCTGCTCCGGCCCGGTGCAGACCTTCGTCTGCGCTTCCAACACCACTCGATTGGGCTGCGGAACATTGGACGGCCTGTACGATGTAGAGATCGCCGGATTCCGAATGTCCACCTCCAGGAACCCCGCCTCCTCGATCGTCACCGCAGATCTTACCACCGGGTGGCCGCCCTTCCTTGAGGTGGAGAGGCCGATCCGGCGCTTCCCGAGCCGGAAGGGGATCCAATTCCTCGAGTTCCAGAGGGTCGTTCTTTTTATGGCAGAGAACCAAGAGGAACTGgggctagggttagggttaggcttTGGGTGAAGGAGGGAGTTCATGGTCTCGTCGTCTCGTAGAGGTCGAGGACGGAGAGTGGAAGATGAGAAGAGGTTTGTTACATATAGACACTTAATCGCATGAAACTATTATCAAAGTCCTCAAGTAGAaccttaattatttaaatttcatTTTTTAATCCCATGGTGGATCTCCAACAATCGTTTAATAAGAGGGCAAGGCAGGGCTGGCTCCAACCTAGCACATCACTCCGGTGGGATTTTAAGGACCGGCTACAATATCAAGACGGATAGGGAACCCGCAAATTTTGTTCTACCCTCATTTAAATCCATATACAATCTATCTATCAATTCTATGGCATCTAGCTCCCGCACCTTAGGTTAGACACGTGAAGTGATGGTGTATGCTGGAGGCGCCCTCTGAGCTTCGATTTTGAATTTATAGGATGTTTTTCAATGAGGATTTTTAGAAACTTAAATTAGAAGATAGAACAacgagaaaaaaaaatgagagttaGAAATTTACTCTAGGGAtcccatatctctctatttataaatattaagatttgacatctcgagattcagtccatattgagcccacaacgaggttcgcagcgaaaaacgaagtccaacgagatcaagatcacccaaaatgaagctcggatggagaagatacgagtttttgaagtcgatacgagATCCGAGGCGGCAGAGGACCACCGGTGGCCGGCGGCGGTGCGCGGCCCAGGCCGGGCcaacgtgcgggacgcgcgacccaggcgggcgGGCAGCCCagtcgggcgtgcggcccaggtcgGGCGCGTGGCCCAGCCCATCCGCGGGCgcggcccaagcccaggcgccCTGCCTGGGCCTTGCacctcggtccaccgtggaccgggcggtccacgggtgggcctgtggaccgcgtgggcattttccacgcatTTTTCACGGTCtacggtactattccgtggatcgaagCTCGATCGGAGGGTCCAGAGatgtcccgatcttgatccgacagtccagggggttatttggctttgtttaggactcctaatccatctctaattagggtttaagccctttaaatagggctgatcggtaacagagaggaTGGGGTTTTGGTTTTTCTGCTGTGGACGCCGTATGGAaccgaggaagagaaggaagcacGCGttactgagagagaaggagcaggaggctcctggacagcggacgccaggcacttcaggagttcaggaggtcttccaagagaaagagagcttttgagaggagaacttctagagagagaattggacgtacaagggttgagggtgaggtcttattttgtaaaattttctctttcatagtgaagtttgcatgtcccgtggagatgagtcattttgtggctgatccacgtattttgattgt
This genomic window from Elaeis guineensis isolate ETL-2024a chromosome 13, EG11, whole genome shotgun sequence contains:
- the LOC105056220 gene encoding uncharacterized protein; this encodes MNSLLHPKPNPNPSPSSSWFSAIKRTTLWNSRNWIPFRLGKRRIGLSTSRKGGHPVVRSAVTIEEAGFLEVDIRNPAISTSYRPSNVPQPNRVVLEAQTKVCTGPEQTKPLSQDQAVVVLDTILRSAKGELKNEEVSKAQLGAFFAAMTIRANAFPEATQWSEGERHAMSIFWPHLVQVLPPDVIFIADPEGTIMGSCSSVGPHFVGHGTAEMRLVGALREVLAGGHLGYEEVQGVLRDVLPLNPKDDTSVKVSESLLAAFLIGQRMNRETDRELKAYCLAFDDELGTPPIADVRSLTHYGEPYDGNTRFFRSTLFVAAVRACYDESCLLHGVEWMPPKGGITEGQLLKFMGANTHLSPAQAKTLLEDENVGFAYVSQQEARPSLYSLIGLREHIKKRPPLATSEKVQQFVRARGRESIIAGFYHEGYEDLLLMLMRRRKVHSGLVVKGEEGALSMTTKVRSINASKGLPVNHCSGFRSPSNATNSDVDGILRENFSIEVKAKDYGFEPTDTPRTDRSVLRNIELGLAALGGEKGPAYDRIVLNAGMVDHLLGCSGAEDIMSALDRAREAIDSGKALNRLMNYIRASHKVT